The following coding sequences are from one Triticum aestivum cultivar Chinese Spring chromosome 5A, IWGSC CS RefSeq v2.1, whole genome shotgun sequence window:
- the LOC123105991 gene encoding probable low-specificity L-threonine aldolase 2 — MATKVVDLRSDTVTKPSEAMRAAMAAADVDDDVLGADPTACRFEAEMARIMGKEAALFVPSGTMANLISVLAHCDARGSEVILGHDSHIHVYEHGGISTLGGVHPRTVPNNPDGTMDVDRIVAAIRSTDGALYYPTTRLICLENTHGNSGGKCLTVEYTDKVGEVAKAHGLKLHIDGARIFNASVALGVPVDRLVRAADSVSICLSKGIGAPVGSVIVGTKAFIHKAKILRKTLGGGMRQVGVLCAAAEVGVRDTVGKLADDHRKAKVLADGLKKIKQFTVDLSSVETNMVFFDMADPRISPAKLCQALKQRNVLAMPTSSKSVRFVVHYQISDSDIQYTLKCIEEAVEEILACDAKSERCSTNGTS; from the exons ATGGCGACCAAGGTGGTGGACCTGCGCTCAGACACGGTGACCAAGCCGTCGGAGGCCATGCGGGCCGCCATGGCCGCGGCGGACGTGGACGACGACGTGCTGGGCGCCGACCCGACGGCCTGCCGCTTCGAGGCGGAGATGGCGCGGATCATGGGCAAGGAGGCCGCGCTGTTCGTCCCCTCGGGCACCATGGCCAACCTCATCTCCGTCCTCGCGCACTGCGACGCCAGGGGCAGCGAGGTCATCCTCGGCCACGACTcccacatccacgtctacgagcacgGCGGCATCTCCACCCTCGGCGGCGTCCACCCCCGGACCGTCCCCAACAACCCCGACGGCACCATGGACGTCGACAGGATCGTCGCCGCCATCCGGAGCACGGACGGGGCGCTCTACTACCCCACCACCAGGCTCATCTGCTTGGAGAACACCCATGGAAA TTCGGGTGGGAAGTGTCTGACCGTGGAATACACTGACAAGGTTGGTGAAGTTGCTAAGGCTCATGGCTTGAAGCTTCATATCGACGGAGCTCGTATCTTCAATGCCTCCGTG GCACTTGGAGTTCCCGTTGACAGACTCGTGAGAGCTGCCGATTCAGTTTCG ATATGCCTGTCGAAAGGGATAGGTGCTCCTGTTGGATCAGTTATTGTTGGTACCAAGGCCTTCATACACAAG GCTAAAATTCTTAGGAAGACACTGGGTGGTGGAATGAGGCAGGTAGGAGTCCTTTGTGCTGCTGCCGAAGTCGGTGTTCGCGACACCGTAGGCAAGCTTGCGGATGACCATCGGAAGGCTAAAGTTTTAGCAG ATGGACTGAAGAAAATCAAACAGTTCACAGTTGATTTGAGTTCAGTGGAGACCAATATG GTATTCTTTGATATGGCGGATCCACGCATATCACCTGCCAAACTGTGCCAAGCCCTGAAACAACGCAATGTGCTTGCAATGCCAACAAGCTCCAAGAG CGTCAGATTCGTCGTCCACTACCAAATTTCAGATAGCGACATCCAGTATACTTTAAAATGTATCGAG GAAGCCGTGGAGGAAATCCTGGCCTGCGACGCCAAATCGGAGCGTTGTTCGACCAACGGCACAAGCTAG